One stretch of Streptomyces agglomeratus DNA includes these proteins:
- a CDS encoding NAD-binding protein — MIVSGDDALAHRLAAELREVYGERVTLLVPPARETRHAPAPLTGRGPGRASALFGRVSAVVNRTGAAPPTARGADTEDERPTDAVRVVEAWELDDLVLAEAGVERAAALALVHDDDETNIRAALTARRLNPRLRLVIRLYNRKLGQHLEELLDQAAALASPGLDAAALDAATTVLSDADTAAPALAATAVAGTSKVVQADGLLLRAVERNPPARGEVADPGICTLALLSSTTTDPAGAEGSDRSGEEAPRLLPDDRSVAEATGRGTIVLEAISHTGTTPPPGPLAGRGLPLSELFSRRLRWAISGIAAAVLGLAVASWLTTGDHPLHAAYVTLLDLFAINDPAVGAPPGRQILQLLAGLAGMLLLPVLVAAVLQALGALRSASGLRRPPRGLSGHVVLLGLGKVGTRVLARLRELDIPVVCVEEDPEARGIALARRLRVPTVIGDVTQEGVLEAAKIHRAHAMLALTSADTTNLEAALYGRSVKADLRVALRLYDDDFATAVYRTLRAAHPRALTRSRSVSHLAAPAFAGAMMGRQILGAIPVERTVLLFAAVEVAGLPQLEGRTVAEAFSSGAWRLLALDTAAPDGRRDDLGSARAADEDGGDAGGRGAGRPPRLVWDLHPGYVLRSDDRVVLAATRRGLAELLGRTPAPRTGSASR, encoded by the coding sequence ATGATCGTCAGCGGCGACGACGCGCTCGCGCACCGGCTGGCCGCCGAACTGCGCGAGGTGTACGGGGAGCGGGTGACCCTCCTCGTGCCGCCCGCCCGCGAAACGCGTCACGCCCCCGCACCCCTCACAGGACGCGGGCCGGGCCGGGCGTCCGCCCTCTTCGGGCGGGTGTCCGCCGTCGTGAACCGCACCGGCGCCGCGCCTCCGACCGCCCGTGGCGCGGACACCGAGGACGAGCGGCCCACGGACGCCGTACGCGTGGTGGAGGCATGGGAGCTCGACGACCTCGTACTGGCGGAGGCGGGCGTGGAGCGGGCCGCCGCGCTCGCCCTCGTCCACGACGACGACGAGACCAACATCCGCGCCGCGCTGACCGCCCGCCGCCTCAACCCCCGTCTGCGGCTGGTCATCCGGCTCTACAACCGCAAACTCGGCCAGCACCTCGAAGAGCTCCTCGACCAGGCCGCCGCTCTTGCCTCGCCCGGACTCGACGCCGCCGCCCTCGACGCCGCGACCACCGTGCTCTCGGACGCCGACACCGCCGCCCCCGCCCTGGCCGCCACCGCCGTCGCGGGCACCAGCAAGGTCGTCCAGGCCGACGGACTGCTCCTGCGCGCCGTGGAACGCAACCCACCGGCCCGGGGTGAGGTCGCGGACCCCGGGATCTGCACGCTCGCCCTGCTCTCCTCCACCACCACCGACCCCGCCGGCGCCGAGGGATCGGACCGCAGCGGCGAGGAGGCGCCGCGTCTGCTGCCCGACGACCGCAGTGTCGCCGAGGCCACGGGCCGGGGCACCATCGTGCTCGAAGCGATCTCCCACACCGGCACGACGCCGCCGCCGGGCCCGCTCGCCGGTCGGGGCCTTCCGCTCTCCGAACTCTTCTCCCGCCGGCTGCGGTGGGCGATCTCCGGCATCGCGGCCGCCGTACTCGGGCTCGCCGTCGCGTCCTGGCTCACCACCGGCGACCATCCGCTGCACGCCGCGTACGTCACCCTGCTGGACCTCTTCGCGATCAACGACCCGGCGGTCGGCGCCCCGCCCGGGCGTCAGATCCTTCAACTCCTCGCCGGACTGGCCGGGATGCTGCTGCTGCCCGTGCTCGTCGCCGCCGTCCTCCAGGCCCTCGGCGCCCTGCGCAGCGCCTCCGGACTGCGCCGCCCGCCCCGGGGACTCTCCGGCCACGTCGTCCTGCTGGGCCTCGGCAAGGTCGGCACCCGCGTACTGGCCAGGCTGCGCGAACTCGACATCCCGGTGGTGTGCGTGGAGGAGGACCCCGAGGCGCGCGGCATCGCGCTCGCCCGCCGCCTGCGCGTACCGACGGTGATCGGCGACGTCACGCAGGAGGGTGTACTCGAAGCCGCCAAGATCCACCGCGCGCACGCCATGCTGGCCCTCACCAGCGCCGACACGACCAACCTCGAAGCCGCCCTGTACGGCCGCTCGGTCAAGGCCGACCTGCGCGTGGCGCTGCGCCTGTACGACGACGACTTCGCCACCGCCGTCTACCGCACCCTGCGCGCCGCCCACCCCCGCGCCCTGACCCGCAGCCGCAGCGTCTCCCACCTCGCGGCACCCGCCTTCGCCGGAGCGATGATGGGCCGTCAGATCCTCGGTGCCATACCGGTCGAACGTACGGTGCTGCTCTTCGCCGCCGTGGAAGTGGCGGGCCTGCCGCAGCTCGAAGGCCGGACGGTCGCCGAGGCGTTCAGTTCCGGTGCGTGGCGTCTCCTGGCCCTGGACACCGCGGCCCCCGACGGCCGCCGCGACGACCTCGGCTCCGCCCGCGCCGCCGACGAGGACGGCGGCGACGCCGGGGGCCGGGGCGCGGGACGACCGCCGCGCCTGGTGTGGGACCTGCACCCCGGCTACGTCCTGCGCTCCGACGACCGCGTCGTCCTCGCGGCCACCCGCCGTGGCCTGGCCGAACTCCTGGGCCGTACGCCCGCGCCGCGCACCGGCTCGGCGTCGCGCTGA
- a CDS encoding endonuclease — MTAASGARARSGGGGHGGRQRTVRDLLDAHGRTYAAEAGIRLRDTPQPLYRLLVLSCLLSARIQAPIAVAAARALNDAGMRDARRMESATWQQRVDALGEGGYRRYDERTATQLGDAARLVLDKYGGDLRRLREAADGDPEALRRLLREVPGLGPAGADIFLREVQAVWPEVAPHFGAKALQGAERLGLPPDPAALAGLVAEGEVTALAAALVRAALDRHIAAELRDQD, encoded by the coding sequence ATGACCGCCGCGTCAGGCGCCCGCGCCCGCTCCGGAGGCGGTGGCCACGGTGGCCGGCAGCGCACCGTCCGGGACCTGCTCGACGCCCACGGGCGCACGTACGCGGCCGAGGCCGGCATCCGGCTGCGCGACACACCACAGCCGCTCTACCGCCTGCTCGTACTGTCCTGCCTGCTGAGCGCCCGTATCCAGGCTCCGATCGCCGTGGCCGCCGCCCGCGCGCTGAACGACGCGGGCATGCGCGACGCGCGCCGCATGGAGAGTGCCACGTGGCAGCAGCGCGTGGACGCCCTCGGCGAGGGCGGGTACCGCCGTTACGACGAGCGGACCGCGACACAACTCGGAGACGCGGCGCGGCTGGTTCTCGACAAGTACGGCGGCGACCTGCGCCGCCTGCGCGAGGCCGCCGACGGCGACCCGGAGGCGCTGCGGCGCCTGCTGCGCGAGGTGCCGGGACTCGGTCCGGCGGGCGCGGACATCTTCCTGCGCGAGGTCCAGGCCGTGTGGCCGGAGGTGGCCCCGCACTTCGGGGCGAAGGCTCTCCAGGGCGCGGAACGCCTCGGGCTTCCCCCGGACCCGGCCGCGCTGGCCGGTCTCGTCGCCGAGGGGGAGGTGACCGCGCTGGCGGCGGCGCTGGTACGGGCCGCACTGGACCGGCACATCGCGGCCGAGCTGCGCGACCAGGACTGA
- a CDS encoding DUF3140 domain-containing protein has product MNIGRHAMDGITALELEALWDDFHRVVNMTSQELSDWLRTSGADESGEPLPERAGTDKGRQVLAILRKRRTDLTEDDVAVMRQVVETVSAQRRTDLEPTAGDSVWRRRLMTLGHDPLKPA; this is encoded by the coding sequence ATGAACATCGGGAGGCACGCCATGGACGGCATCACCGCGCTGGAACTCGAAGCGCTCTGGGACGATTTTCACCGGGTGGTGAACATGACGTCGCAGGAGCTGAGTGACTGGCTGCGGACCAGTGGCGCCGACGAGAGCGGCGAGCCGCTGCCCGAGCGGGCCGGGACCGACAAGGGGCGGCAGGTGCTCGCCATCCTGCGCAAGCGGCGCACGGATCTCACCGAGGACGACGTCGCGGTCATGCGGCAGGTGGTGGAGACCGTCAGCGCCCAGCGGCGCACCGACCTCGAACCCACGGCGGGCGACAGTGTCTGGCGGCGCCGGCTGATGACGCTGGGGCACGACCCCCTCAAGCCGGCATGA
- a CDS encoding YchJ family protein produces the protein MSRRSSRGASRPLNRPAATPLAAASPCPCGLPAAYGECCGRFHSGAAAAPTAELLMRSRYSAFVVRDAAYLMRSWHPDTRPRSLDLDPDMRWQGLDILATTEGSAFHTTGTVTFRAHYTHRGEPGDLHEQSRFTRHEGAWVYLDAVFTH, from the coding sequence ATGTCCCGACGCAGTTCACGCGGTGCGAGCCGCCCCCTGAACCGGCCCGCCGCCACGCCCCTCGCCGCCGCATCGCCCTGCCCGTGCGGACTCCCCGCCGCGTACGGTGAATGCTGCGGCCGATTCCACTCCGGCGCGGCCGCCGCGCCGACGGCCGAGCTCCTCATGCGCTCGCGCTACAGCGCGTTCGTCGTGCGGGACGCGGCGTACCTGATGCGCTCGTGGCACCCGGACACGAGGCCGCGGAGCCTCGACCTCGACCCGGACATGCGCTGGCAGGGGCTGGACATCCTGGCCACCACTGAGGGAAGCGCCTTCCACACCACCGGTACGGTCACCTTCCGGGCCCACTACACCCACCGGGGCGAGCCCGGCGACCTGCACGAACAGAGCCGCTTCACACGTCACGAGGGCGCCTGGGTATACCTCGACGCGGTCTTCACCCACTAG
- a CDS encoding hydroxysqualene dehydroxylase, producing the protein MGSSRRTFVAGAAAAGGAIALGAAPVSAAPATAAGARGTGADTAPAGQTVAVLGGGVAGLTAAHELAERGFAVTVYERRALGGKARSMDVPKSAKGGRRPLPAEHGFRFIPGIYHNLPDTMRRIPFPGNANGVHDNLVAPREMMFARTGREDLRMPIPWPGHQPAELTLDDVRRALTGLLETAANLPAHESAYFVNRALVFLTSCDERRDDTWERTPWWEFTRAARMSKDYQRILAIGVTRNIVATKAEEASTRTVGTLGEAFVLNALGRGADGPPDRILNAPTNEAWIDPWVDHLRGLGVDFRVGWTVREMRYADGKISAAMIEDPDGVRRTVTAGHYVCALPVEHARPTWNAAMRAADPQLARCDRLRTDWMTGIQFYLTERTPILHGHVNCIDSPWSLTAIAQAQHWPGRDFAADYGDGTAADCLSVDISEWDKPGILYGKTAKQCTREEVAREVWAQLKAALNDTGRTVLRDSALHSWFLDPGVDGIGTPNPTNEDELLIHPVGTLHNRPSAATRIPNFYLAGDYVSVDIDLATMEGANASARAAVNALLDRAGSAAPRCTVTPLFRPPEIEFLKRHDRTRYRLGLRNALDLG; encoded by the coding sequence ATGGGAAGTTCCAGACGCACCTTCGTGGCAGGGGCCGCGGCCGCGGGCGGCGCGATCGCGCTGGGAGCGGCGCCGGTGTCGGCCGCCCCCGCGACAGCCGCCGGTGCCCGCGGCACGGGTGCGGACACCGCACCGGCCGGACAGACGGTCGCCGTACTGGGCGGCGGGGTCGCGGGCCTCACGGCCGCGCACGAACTCGCCGAGCGCGGTTTCGCCGTCACCGTGTACGAGAGGCGGGCGCTCGGCGGCAAGGCCCGCAGCATGGACGTACCGAAGAGCGCGAAGGGCGGGCGCAGGCCGCTGCCCGCCGAGCACGGCTTCCGCTTCATACCCGGCATCTACCACAACCTGCCGGACACGATGCGGCGCATCCCGTTCCCCGGCAACGCCAACGGCGTGCACGACAACCTCGTGGCGCCGCGCGAGATGATGTTCGCCCGCACGGGCCGCGAGGACCTGCGGATGCCGATTCCCTGGCCCGGCCACCAGCCGGCCGAGCTCACCCTCGACGACGTGCGCCGCGCGCTGACCGGGCTGCTCGAAACGGCCGCGAACCTCCCCGCGCACGAGAGCGCGTACTTCGTGAACCGCGCCCTGGTCTTCCTGACCAGCTGCGACGAGCGGCGCGACGACACCTGGGAGCGCACGCCCTGGTGGGAGTTCACCCGGGCCGCGCGCATGTCCAAGGACTACCAGCGCATCCTCGCCATCGGCGTCACCCGCAACATCGTCGCGACGAAGGCCGAGGAGGCGAGTACACGCACGGTCGGCACGCTCGGCGAGGCTTTCGTGCTCAACGCGCTGGGCCGGGGCGCCGACGGCCCGCCGGACCGCATCCTCAACGCCCCGACGAACGAGGCGTGGATCGACCCGTGGGTGGACCATCTGCGCGGCCTCGGCGTCGATTTCCGGGTCGGCTGGACCGTACGGGAGATGAGGTACGCCGACGGGAAGATCTCGGCGGCGATGATCGAGGACCCCGACGGCGTACGCCGGACCGTGACCGCCGGGCACTACGTCTGCGCCCTCCCGGTGGAGCACGCGCGCCCCACCTGGAACGCCGCGATGCGCGCCGCCGATCCGCAACTGGCGCGGTGCGATCGGCTCAGGACGGACTGGATGACGGGCATCCAGTTCTATCTGACGGAACGTACGCCGATCCTGCACGGCCACGTGAACTGCATCGACTCGCCCTGGTCGCTGACCGCCATCGCCCAGGCCCAGCACTGGCCCGGCCGGGACTTCGCCGCCGACTACGGCGACGGCACGGCGGCGGACTGCCTGTCGGTCGACATCTCCGAGTGGGACAAGCCCGGGATTCTGTACGGGAAGACGGCCAAGCAGTGCACCCGCGAGGAGGTCGCGCGCGAGGTGTGGGCCCAGCTCAAGGCCGCGCTCAACGACACCGGCAGGACGGTGCTGCGCGACAGCGCCCTGCACTCGTGGTTCCTCGACCCGGGGGTGGACGGCATCGGAACCCCGAACCCGACCAACGAGGACGAGCTGCTGATCCACCCCGTGGGCACGCTGCACAACCGTCCCTCGGCGGCCACCAGGATCCCCAACTTCTACCTGGCGGGCGACTACGTGTCCGTCGACATCGACCTGGCGACGATGGAGGGCGCGAACGCGTCGGCCCGCGCGGCGGTCAACGCCCTGCTGGACCGCGCCGGTTCGGCGGCACCCCGCTGCACGGTCACACCACTGTTCCGGCCGCCGGAGATCGAGTTCCTGAAGCGGCACGACCGGACGCGCTACCGGCTGGGGCTGCGGAACGCGCTCGATCTCGGGTGA